From the genome of Lutzomyia longipalpis isolate SR_M1_2022 chromosome 2, ASM2433408v1, one region includes:
- the LOC129791283 gene encoding acyl-CoA-binding domain-containing protein 5 — protein sequence MSTIEERFTAAVNVIRGLPKNGSYQPSNDMMLKFYSLYKQATLGPCTQGKPAFWDIVNRAKWQSWKHLGEMSRERAMENYVEELKKIIETMSYTENVAQFMGSISELDGINVEDLEAVAPEAIKKVRSRPNSPFASREASPARAPMLPHNGYTQPQLTNGNGYLVNGNDVSAVYQNGHLTEQSDDEYIDTVEDEPESRSLASVTTSQHTSRSKVRTNEHWSKAPTSGSKRDLHMNGVASTTLNEEFLEVLNLLNSTVDRMSVDLQQVTNRINIMERSLLEVRYMQASRIRQYPSWWPFEDISPKWFFFLVIWPFVAQKMAHIINNRRNK from the coding sequence atgtcaaCAATTGAGGAAAGATTCACAGCAGCAGTTAATGTTATACGGGGGCTGCCTAAGAATGGATCCTACCAGCCAAGCAATGATATGATGCTGAAATTCTACTCACTGTACAAACAGGCTACCCTTGGACCGTGCACACAGGGTAAGCCAGCCTTCTGGGACATTGTTAACAGGGCTAAATGGCAATCGTGGAAGCATCTGGGTGAGATGTCACGGGAACGAGCAATGGAGAATTATGTGGAGGAGCTCAAGAAGATCATTGAGACAATGTCCTACACGGAGAATGTTGCCCAATTTATGGGGAGTATCAGTGAATTGGATGGTATTAATGTGGAGGATTTGGAAGCTGTAGCACCTGAAGCGATAAAGAAAGTCCGTTCCCGTCCCAATTCTCCTTTTGCATCACGAGAAGCCAGCCCCGCCAGGGCACCCATGCTGCCACACAATGGGTACACACAGCCACAACTAACAAATGGCAATGGGTACCTCGTGAATGGTAATGACGTGTCTGCTGTGTATCAAAATGGGCATCTTACGGAGCAATCTGATGATGAATACATCGACACAGTTGAAGATGAACCCGAATCACGATCCCTGGCAAGTGTCACAACATCCCAGCACACATCACGATCAAAGGTGCGCACCAATGAGCACTGGAGCAAAGCCCCAACTTCTGGGAGCAAGCGTGACTTGCATATGAACGGTGTGGCGAGTACGACGCTCAATGAGGAATTCCTGGAAGTGCTGAACCTCCTCAATTCCACAGTAGATCGAATGAGTGTGGACTTGCAGCAGGTGACAAATAGAATAAACATCATGGAACGATCCCTCCTGGAAGTACGCTACATGCAGGCATCGAGGATTCGTCAATACCCAAGTTGGTGGCCATTTGAGGATATTTCCCCCAAATGGTTCTTCTTCCTCGTCATTTGGCCATTTGTGGCGCAAAAAATGGCTCACATTATCAACAATAGGCGCAACAAATGA